One Setaria viridis chromosome 5, Setaria_viridis_v4.0, whole genome shotgun sequence genomic region harbors:
- the LOC117856979 gene encoding uncharacterized protein, which yields MAALKGEIIIDWQQAMPPDSPTAELEVVGSSYPPVTAHPPAAARPDTDDSSEGGDYGDAAEFAGYTDKKLQDTINRWRGKTHALPDAGKKMRRLVSRMKKELERRGVDRQRKYDDTVRRQTAQAKSTRGSGGDVFTFNLDDENLDSTAGAYCKNSSCTSSTNTYTQDKAAAYNKRSSLSPVKCAYLKKDGKIAKDSASHQFKTCARRSKSTDRECLNTDIDRRKKPTLRSCTRNSQKSNTVDSKGTCSKFLEGATFGSKRNWNLAKNKASASFIKDVVLLDDDDDAEPARSNDAEISNKWDESKIYYPSRTDPEAVELTYSDMKCLEPEEYLKSPVINFFLQYLKKSRPRRDLYMFNTYFYSKLEEALSTMGDCDSQFSKLRRWWKGVDIFKKAYIILPINEMMHWSLIIVCMPTKGVDSGPIMLHLDSLALHRSQKLFETVASYLEAEWQHLQKDSSYDIPFSGTVWKRLPENMNGEKVEVPRQRNEYDCGLFMLYYIDKFIQEAPERLTKESLGMFGRKWFNHEEASQLREGIRTCLLDIFQSAQEDGPSEVEWHPGDHSEGEDKDVDTVMAITL from the exons atggccgCGCTGAAAGGTGAGATCATCATAGATTGGCAGCAAGCAATGCCCCCCGACTCCCCGACGGCGGAATTGGAGGTCGTTGGCTCCTCTTACCCGCCCGTCACGGCACatcccccggcggcggcgcgccccgaCACCGACGACAGCTCCGAAGGCGGTGATTATGGGGACGCGGCGGAGTTCGCAGGCTACACCGATAAGAAACTGCAGGATACGATCAACCGCTGGCGCGGCAAGACGCATGCTTTACCGGACGCCGGCAAGAAGATGCGGAGGCTCGTCAGCCGGATGAAGAAGGAACTTGAACGCCGGGGAGTCGATAGGCAGAGGAAG TATGATGACACAGTTCGGAGACAGACAGCGCAAGCTAAGTCTACTCGTGGCAGTGGGGGAGATGTCTTTACCTTCA ACCTTGATGATGAGAACTTGGACAGTACGGCTGGCGCATACTGTAAGAACTCAAGCTGTACCTCATCTACAAATACCTACACCCAG GATAAGGCTGCAGCATATAACAAAAGAAGTTCTTTAAGCCCTGTCAAGTGTGCTTACCTAAAGAAAGATGGTAAAATAGCAAAAGATTCAGCAAGTCATCAATTTAAGACTTGTGCACGTCGTTCAAAGAGTACGGATCGTGAATGTTTAAATACAGATATTGACAGAAGAAAGAAACCAACTTTAAGGAGCTGCACCAGAAATTCACAGAAAAGTAACACTGTTGATTCAAAGGGCACGTGCAGCAAATTTCTTGAAGGTGCCACTTTTGGTAGTAAAAGGAA TTGGAACCTTGCAAAAAATAAGGCCTCGGCTTCATTTATAAAG GATGTGGTTCTcttggatgatgatgatgatgcagagCCTGCTAGATCAAATGATGCTGAGATATCTAATAAATG GGATGAGTCAAAGATCTACTATCCTTCAAG AACTGATCCAGAAGCTGTTGAGCTGACCTACTCTGACATGAAGTGTCTTGAACCTGAAGAATATTTAAAATCACCTGTTATAAATTTTTTCCTTCA GTACCTCAAGAAATCAAGACCTCGCCGAGACTTGTACATGTTTAACACATACTTCTATAGCAAACTTGAAGAAGCACTATCCACTATG GGTGACTGTGACTCACAATTCAGCAAGTTACGGAGGTGGTGGAAAGGTGTAGATATTTTTAAGAAAGCATACATAATTTTGCCAATTAATGAAAT GATGCATTGGAGCTTGATCATTGTTTGCATGCCTACAAAAGGAGTGGATTCAGGGCCAATAATGCTTCACTTGGACTCTCTTGCTCTTCATAGGAGTCAAAAGCTTTTTGAGACAGTTGCGAG CTATCTCGAAGCAGAATGGCAGCATCTACAGAAGGATTCTTCTTATGATATTCCATTTTCAGGGACGGTATGGAAGCGTCTCCCTGAAAATATGAATGGGGAAAAGGTTGAG GTGCCACGTCAGCGTAATGAGTATGACTGTGGCCTATTTATGCTTTATTACATTGATAAGTTTATTCAAGAGGCGCCAGAGAGGTTGACAAAAGAGAGCCTTGGCATG TTTGGACGCAAATGGTTCAACCATGAAGAAGCTTCACAGCTCCGGGAGGGAATACGGACATGCCTGCTCGATATATTTCAGAGCGCGCAAGAGGATGGACCATCAGAGGTAGAGTGGCATCCAGGCGATCATTCTGAAGGCGAAGACAAGGATGTGGACACAGTCATGGCTATAACACTCTGA
- the LOC117858121 gene encoding proline-rich receptor-like protein kinase PERK8, translating into MGYGHVDPFLPPQQQAAVAAYAAPQGDYGQPQAQPAPRPPGCPYSSSTSAPPVSSYHSLPPATTPPPESSPPPASPPPEPLPSSPPPPAPLPPSPPPPALSPPPPDAPPPSLPPSPSPSPPPSPPQAPPPPLATDQPRVQPRVYPSPPPPSLPPPPPPTVSPPSPAPSDSPSPSPAPAARAPAPTHVAAYSPPPPRVASPPPRHYHVKPHAVPRSPPKHNSTHAASGSGKNIEISREAATTIVALAGLAMLSFIGATIWFVKKKRRRIEPPAALPTQQPAPPPPPNYIPSSAGSSLASDGFYLRSPGYPFMRYSTGSHGYPYSPADSGIGYSHMLFTPENLAAITDDFAEENLLGEGGFGCVFKGILPDGRPVAVKKLKIGNGQGEREFKAEVDTISRVHHRHLVSLVGYCIADGQRMLVYDFVPNNTLYYHLHVSEAALDWRTRVKIAAGAARGIAYLHEDCHPRIIHRDIKSSNILLDNNFEAQVSDFGLARLAGDSNTHVTTRVMGTFGYLAPEYALSGKLTAKSDLYSFGVVLLELITGRKPVDASQPLGDESLVEWARPLLLKAIEHREFGDLPDPRMENRFDENEMFHMIGAAAACIRHSAAMRPRMGQVVRALDSLADSNLNNGLQPGRSEVFLEPQSEEIRLFQLREFGSRDCSDELSQASWRSRRDL; encoded by the exons ATGGGCTACGGGCACGTGGATCCCTTCCTGCCcccgcagcagcaggcggcggtggcggcgtacGCCGCGCCGCAGGGCGACTACGGGCAGCCGCAGGCTCAGCCGGCTCCGCGCCCGCCGGGCTGCCCGTACTCGTCGTCCACCTCGGCGCCGCCGGTCTCGTCCTACCATTCTTTGCCTCCGGCGACGACACCTCCCCCGGAAAGTAGCCCACCTCCGGCGTCCCCTCCACCGGAGCCATTgccgtcatcgccgccgccaccggcaccattgccgccgtcgccgccgccgccggcattgTCGCCTCCCCCGCCTGACGCTCCCCCTCCGTCGCTtccaccgtcgccgtcgccgtccccacccccgtcgccgcctcaaGCCCCGCCTCCCCCGCTGGCCACGGACCAACCGCGCGTTCAGCCCCGTGTTTACccatcaccgccaccgccgtcactccccccgccgccgcctcccaccgTCTCGCCGCCATCACCCGCTCCGTCCGACTCACCATCGCCGTCGCCTGCTCCAGCTGCACGAGCTCCAGCTCCCACGCATGTCGCTGCCTATTCGCCACCCCCGCCAAGAGTCGCCTCTCCACCGCCTCGGCACTATCACGTCAAGCCGCATGCCGTGCCGCGGTCGCCCCCGAAGCATAACTCGACCCATGCAGCTAGTGGCAGCGGCAAGAACATCGAGATATCGAGGGAGGCGGCCACCACCATTGTAGCACTTGCCGGTCTCGCTATGCTCAGCTTTATTGGCGCCACCATTTGGTTCGTCAAGAAAAAGCGCCGGCGGATAGAGCCTCCGGCGGCATTGCCCACACAGcaaccagctcctcctccaccgcccaacTACATTCCATCTTCTGCCGGATCCTCACTAGCATCAG ATGGGTTCTACTTGAGGTCACCAGGGTATCCTTTCATGCGGTACAGTACTGGGAGCCATGGTTATCCGTACTCCCCGGCCGACTCTGGGATTGGGTATTCCCATATGCTGTTCACGCCAGAGAATTTGGCAGCAATCACAGACGACTTTGCAGAGGAGAACCTTTTGGGAGAAGGTGGATTTGGGTGTGTGTTTAAGGGCATTTTGCCGGATGGTCGCCCTGTTGCTGTCAAGAAGCTCAAAATCGGGAATGGGCAAGGCGAGCGTGAGTTCAAGGCCGAAGTTGATACTATCAGCAGAGTGCATCATAGACATTTGGTTTCGCTAGTAGGCTATTGCATTGCGGATGGCCAGCGAATGCTTGTGTATGATTTTGTTCCCAACAACACACTTTATTACCACCTCCATG TAAGTGAAGCAGCGCTTGATTGGCGGACAAGGGTCAAGATTGCAGCTGGAGCAGCCCGAGGAATTGCTTACCTGCATGAAGATT GTCATCCGCGTATTATACATAGAGATATTAAATCATCCAATATTTTATTGGATAACAACTTCGAAGCTCAG GTTTCTGATTTTGGACTTGCAAGGTTAGCGGGTGATTCCAATACACATGTCACCACACGTGTCATGGGGACATTTGG GTATTTGGCTCCAGAGTATGCATTGTCAGGCAAGTTGACAGCAAAATCTGATTTATATTCTTTTGGAGTAGTTCTTTTGGAGCTTATTACAGGAAGAAAACCTGTTGATGCTTCTCAGCCATTGGGAGATGAAAGTCTGGTCGAATGG GCTCGCCCCCTTCTGCTGAAGGCAATCGAGCATCGGGAGTTTGGGGATCTTCCTGACCCAAGGATGGAAAACAGATTTGATGAAAACGAGATGTTTCATATGATAGGAGCTGCAGCTGCATGCATTCGACATTCTGCAGCGATGAGACCGCGGATGGGGCAG GTGGTTAGAGCACTAGATAGTTTAGCAGACTCTAACTTGAACAATGGCCTTCAACCCGGCCGCAGCGAGGTGTTCTTAGAGCCGCAATCCGAGGAGATTAGATTGTTCCAGCTGAGGGAATTCGGCAGCCGGGATTGTAGCGACGAGTTGAGCCAAGCCAGCTGGAGAAGCCGAAGAGATTTGTAA
- the LOC117857628 gene encoding serine/threonine-protein phosphatase 7 long form homolog: protein MSSTKRGGGGGRRGRGRGRGRGAVAENDMDHLETSAPSSPSTTSDREENAIPIPRQSPACYVGPSELSSTLLNPKINHRSDAIFGDQAVEQLKLRHHKPLKFHERYRPYLRDAGLLGLSQICQKMPQLDKALITALVERWRPETHSFHLASGEITITLQDVAMLFALPIDGRPVCSTTDHDYGQVVLDCFGLDARGPAMPGKSFLHYKWLKKNFYELPDEADDMTVERHVRAYILSLLCGVLFPDGTGRMSLIYLPLIADLSRVSTYSWGSAVLAFLYRSLCSVASSHNIKNIGGSLLLLQLWSWERFHVGRPLVRSPCTETGIEQDLPPIGFRWVGARTQSDNATRSLKQYRDELNLQRVDQVKWEPYLFVESSSLPPLCTRDSDLWLTQAPLINFPIVEMYLPERVMRQFSLRQCVPPPFRPTLQSLHRISRRGRERENWEETHHEYIQEWEARRQRIFRDTEQYDPSSYEEYLNWYSGATRRYLVPATSDDAEAGPLPPPGDSLDLQNQAKSPLIRKAVDKLEGMVKKAKRAMTSTADTTTQALVAEFLHGFQDVLQDLSEIDTSPHVDAAELLHEAEQNIDTNQEDQEQEDEELDTVEHASLSLEPMDEENNLSNNVLTEHHSLGVEENCDSAAPATGNYDTATAATELVQPSEDLQQDEHLEDHPEMDQTIFMVEPKCEEDDGSNFVLPSSPPELMLEEQDDSANPAEEQGHLAAQGTESCTVQQSLEVGEAEGQENLNTAEHDGTMVEHTGEENNNCNGVPSSCPASSALVDPIPIEQ from the exons ATGTCTTCTacaaagagaggaggaggaggtggtcgccgtgggcgtgggcgtggaCGTGGAAGAGGCGCTGTGGCAGAAAATGATATGGATCATCTTGAAACATCCGCACCTTCTTCACCAAGTACTACCTCTGACAGAGAAGAGAATGCTATACCGATTCCAAGACAATCCCCAGCTTGCTATGTAGGGCCATCTGAACTATCCAGCACATTACTCAACCCAAAGATTAACCACCGTTCCGATGCGATTTTTGGTGATCAG GCTGTGGAGCAGTTAAAGTTGCGCCATCACAAGCCTTTAAAATTTCATGAGAGATATCGCCCTTATCTGAGGGATGCAGGTTTGCTTGGGCTCTCACAAATTTGCCAGAAGATGCCTCAGTTGGACAAAGCGTTGATTACTGCCCTTGTTGAGCGTTGGAGGCCAGAGACCCATAGCTTCCACTTGGCCTCTGGGGAGATCACTATTACACTTCAAGATGTTGCAATGTTGTTTGCTCTTCCTATTGATGGCCGTCCGGTTTGTTCTACCACTGATCATGATTATGGGCAGGTGGTCCTTGATTGTTTTGGTCTGGACGCAAGGGGGCCAGCAATGCCTGGAAAATCCTTCCTGCATTACAAATGGCTTAAGAAGAACTTCTACGAATTACCAGACGAGGCAGATGACATGACAGTTGAAAGGCATGTTCGAGCATATATCCTGAGCCTTTTATGCGGGGTGCTATTTCCTGATGGGACAGGAAGGATGAGTCTGATATATCTTCCTCTGATTGCTGATCTTTCACGTGTTAGCACATACAGCTGGGGTTCTGCAGTTCTGGCATTCCTATACCGGTCTCTTTGTTCTGTTGCCTCCTCACACAACATAAAGAACATTGGGGGTTCGTTGCTTCTATTGCAGCTTTGGAGTTGGGAGCGCTTTCATGTTGGCAGACCACTGGTTCGGTCTCCATGCACAGAGACAGGCATCGAACAGGACTTACCCCCAATTGGCTTCCGTTGGGTGGGGGCTCGCACACAAAGTGACAATGCTACTCGCTCCCTTAAGCAGTACAGAGATGAACTGAACCTGCAGCGAGTAGATCAGGTGAAGTGGGAGCCCTACCTGTTTGTAGAATCCTCATCCCTACCCCCACTTTGTACAAGAGATTCGGACCTGTGGCTCACACAAGCTCCACTGATAAACTTCCCTATAGTTGAGATGTATTTGCCTGAGCGAGTGATGCGGCAATTCAGCCTTCGACAGTGCGTTCCACCGCCTTTTCGACCTACGCTACAGTCATTGCATCGTATTAGTCGACGTGGCAGAGAACGTGAAAACTGGGAAGAAACACACCATGAGTATATCCAGGAATGGGAAGCCCGGCGACAGCGCATATTTCGAGATACAGAGCAATATGATCCATCTTCTTATGAGGAGTACCTGAACTGGTACTCAGGAGCTACACGGCGGtaccttgtcccagcaaccagTGATGATGCTGAAGCAGGACCTTTGCCTCCACCTGGTGATTCCTTAGATCTTCAGAATCAAGCCAAGTCTCCGTTGATCCGCAAAGCG GTTGATAAACTGGAAGGTATGGTTAAGAAGGCCAAGAGAGCCATGACATCTACAGCTGATACGACCACCCAAGCCTTGGTTGCTGAGTTTCTGCATGGGTTTCAAGATGTATTGCAAGATCTTAGTGAGATTGATACTAGTCCACATGTTGACGCAGCTGAGCTTTTGCATGAAGCAGAACAAAACATAGATACCAACCAAGAAGACCAAGAGCAGGAAGATGAAGAACTTGACACAGTGGAGCATGCTTCGTTGTCCCTCGAGCCTATGGATGAGGAAAACAACTTATCCAACAATGTGCTCACTGAACATCATTCACTGGGAGTGGAGGAAAACTGCGATTCAGCCGCCCCAGCCACTGGGAACTATGATACAGCCACTGCTGCAACTGAATTGGTACAGCCCAGTGAGGATCTTCAGCAGGATGAACATCTAGAGGATCACCCTGAAATGGATCAAACTATATTTATGGTGGAACCAAAATGTGAGGAAGATGATGGTTCGAACTTTGTGCTCCCATCGAGTCCTCCAGAACTGATGCTGGAGGAACAGGACGACTCAGCTAATCCAGCCGAGGAACAGGGCCACTTGGCTGCTCAAGGTACTGAATCATGTACGGTACAACAGAGCCTTGAAGTAGGAGAGGCTGAGGGTCAGGAAAACCTTAACACAGCTGAGCATGACGGCACGATGGTGGAGCATACGGGTGAGGAAAACAACAATTGCAATGGTGTTCCTTCTTCCTGCCCAGCATCATCTGCCCTTGTTGATCCTATCCCAATCGAGCAGTGA